A window of the Parabacteroides merdae ATCC 43184 genome harbors these coding sequences:
- a CDS encoding dCMP deaminase family protein has protein sequence MCDKKEKQLELDKRYLRMAAVWAENSYCKRRQVGALIVKDQMIISDGYNGTPSGFENVCEDEHNVTKPYVLHAEANAITKVAASSNSSKGATIYVTSAPCIECAKLIIQSGIKRVVYSEKYRVEDGCNLLRRAGVIIDYIEIND, from the coding sequence ATGTGCGATAAGAAGGAAAAGCAACTCGAATTGGATAAGCGCTATCTCAGAATGGCGGCCGTATGGGCGGAAAATTCGTATTGCAAGAGACGCCAGGTTGGGGCACTGATAGTAAAAGACCAAATGATTATTTCTGACGGATATAACGGTACGCCATCCGGTTTCGAGAATGTTTGTGAAGATGAACACAATGTCACCAAACCTTACGTTCTGCATGCGGAAGCCAATGCCATTACGAAAGTGGCCGCTTCGTCCAACAGCAGCAAAGGTGCAACGATCTACGTCACCTCTGCCCCTTGCATCGAATGTGCCAAGCTCATCATCCAGTCTGGGATCAAGCGGGTGGTATACTCTGAAAAATATAGGGTGGAAGATGGTTGCAACCTATTACGTCGCGCTGGTGTTATTATAGATTATATAGAAATAAACGACTAA
- the ribH gene encoding 6,7-dimethyl-8-ribityllumazine synthase yields MATAYQNLSEYDFNSVPDGSEVTVGIVVAEWNKHITEKLLEGACNTLEKHGVKAENIFVKRVPGSFELTFGAKKMAETKEVDAVIVLGCVVRGDTPHFDYVCSGVTQGITELNLMYDIPFIFGLLTTDTMQQSEDRAGGKYGNKGDEAAVTALKMVNFSA; encoded by the coding sequence ATGGCAACAGCTTATCAGAATTTATCGGAGTACGACTTTAACAGTGTTCCTGACGGATCGGAAGTGACTGTCGGAATCGTCGTAGCGGAATGGAACAAGCACATCACCGAAAAGCTATTGGAAGGCGCCTGCAACACATTGGAAAAACATGGCGTCAAAGCCGAAAACATATTTGTAAAACGAGTACCAGGCAGTTTCGAACTGACTTTTGGCGCAAAAAAAATGGCTGAAACAAAAGAAGTGGATGCCGTTATCGTTTTGGGCTGCGTCGTAAGAGGCGATACTCCTCATTTCGATTATGTCTGTTCAGGCGTTACGCAGGGCATTACAGAATTAAATCTTATGTACGATATTCCGTTCATTTTCGGCTTGTTAACGACAGACACTATGCAACAGTCCGAAGACCGTGCAGGTGGCAAGTACGGAAACAAAGGAGATGAAGCGGCAGTAACCGCTCTTAAAATGGTAAATTTTTCTGCCTAA
- a CDS encoding 5-formyltetrahydrofolate cyclo-ligase, giving the protein MASLKRSYTKTTLLDLSAKIMDRLEETDLFQQASCIALYHAIPGEVQTAGLIEKWYRKKRLLLPLIKGNDLQLLLYAGKESLKTGVFGILEPSEDCEAVPESEIDLIIVPGVAFDRQHNRLGRGKGFYDRLLSTLDVPKIGICYDFQLKDQIPAEPFDRKMDLIITEKEIL; this is encoded by the coding sequence ATGGCTTCCTTAAAGAGATCATATACGAAGACTACATTGCTGGATCTCTCTGCTAAGATAATGGACCGGCTGGAAGAGACAGACCTCTTCCAGCAAGCTTCGTGCATTGCACTATACCATGCCATCCCCGGCGAAGTGCAGACTGCCGGACTGATCGAAAAATGGTACCGGAAAAAGAGATTATTGCTCCCTCTTATAAAAGGGAATGATCTTCAATTGCTCTTGTATGCAGGAAAAGAATCACTCAAAACGGGTGTTTTCGGGATATTGGAACCAAGTGAAGATTGTGAAGCCGTACCGGAAAGCGAAATAGACCTGATCATTGTTCCGGGTGTCGCTTTCGACCGCCAGCATAACCGCCTCGGACGGGGAAAAGGATTTTATGACCGACTGCTTTCGACACTGGATGTTCCTAAAATCGGAATCTGCTATGACTTCCAGTTAAAGGATCAGATTCCGGCCGAGCCGTTCGACCGGAAAATGGACTTGATTATAACTGAAAAAGAAATATTGTGA
- a CDS encoding DUF4491 family protein, whose translation MDMINFDGLLIGIATFLIIGLFHPVVVKAEYYWGTKCWWIFLVLGIAGTVASLLVESVFVSAICGVFAFSSFWTIKEVFEQEERVLKGWFPKNPKRTYPEQKP comes from the coding sequence ATGGACATGATTAACTTTGATGGATTGTTGATAGGTATTGCTACCTTTTTGATTATTGGGCTTTTTCATCCGGTTGTGGTGAAAGCGGAATATTATTGGGGCACGAAATGCTGGTGGATCTTTCTTGTTTTGGGAATAGCGGGAACTGTCGCTTCCCTGCTGGTTGAAAGCGTTTTCGTCTCGGCTATCTGCGGCGTCTTTGCCTTTTCCTCTTTCTGGACGATAAAGGAAGTTTTCGAGCAGGAAGAGCGCGTCTTGAAAGGCTGGTTTCCAAAGAATCCTAAACGTACTTATCCGGAGCAAAAGCCTTAA
- a CDS encoding tetratricopeptide repeat protein translates to MATKEKDTNKELEVEEIVSRSEQFIENNSKKIIYGIIALALVVGAVLGIKHGYLIPQEKKAAAAMFKGEQYFAKDSFNLALNGNGADYEGFEAIIDQYGSTSAGNLAKAYAGICYFKMGDNEKALDLLKSFSGSDDMISPAITGLIGDCYVNMGNVKEGISYFEKAAKQASNEVISPTYLKKAGIAYESLKQYGDAVKAYTTIKEKYFNSMEASDIDKYITRASALNK, encoded by the coding sequence ATGGCTACTAAGGAAAAAGACACCAACAAAGAGTTAGAGGTCGAAGAAATTGTTTCGAGATCGGAGCAGTTCATTGAAAACAATTCAAAGAAAATCATTTATGGTATTATAGCACTCGCTCTCGTTGTTGGAGCTGTTTTGGGTATCAAGCACGGATATTTGATTCCGCAGGAGAAAAAAGCCGCAGCAGCTATGTTCAAAGGCGAACAATATTTTGCAAAAGACTCTTTCAACCTGGCACTGAACGGAAACGGTGCGGATTATGAAGGATTCGAAGCTATCATCGACCAATACGGAAGCACATCGGCCGGTAACTTGGCAAAGGCTTATGCCGGTATCTGCTATTTCAAGATGGGCGACAATGAAAAAGCATTGGATCTGCTGAAATCTTTCAGCGGCAGCGACGACATGATCTCGCCGGCTATCACGGGCCTGATCGGTGACTGCTATGTAAATATGGGCAACGTAAAAGAAGGTATCAGCTATTTCGAAAAAGCAGCCAAGCAGGCAAGCAACGAAGTGATCAGCCCGACTTACCTGAAGAAAGCCGGTATCGCTTATGAAAGCCTGAAACAATATGGTGATGCTGTTAAGGCATACACGACGATTAAGGAAAAATACTTCAATTCAATGGAAGCTTCCGATATCGACAAATATATCACCCGTGCTTCGGCATTGAACAAATAA
- a CDS encoding LptE family protein, translated as MLKINKIWLFCLIGLIVTACSISYKFNGASIDYTKVKTITIKDFPNQAPLVYPPLSQKFTEALKDIYIRQTRLQLVGSNGDLDLEGEITGYDLTPMAVKEDAYASQTKLTITVRVRYANRVNPDEDFEQSFSAYREFDATQMLQQVQDQLSEEIIDELVDQIYNATVANW; from the coding sequence ATGTTGAAGATTAATAAGATATGGCTTTTCTGCCTGATCGGGCTGATTGTGACGGCTTGTTCGATCTCCTATAAGTTTAATGGAGCTTCTATTGATTATACGAAGGTCAAGACGATCACGATCAAGGATTTCCCGAACCAGGCTCCGTTAGTCTATCCGCCCCTTTCGCAAAAGTTTACGGAAGCATTGAAGGATATTTATATCCGTCAGACCCGTCTGCAGTTGGTGGGGAGCAACGGCGACTTGGACCTGGAGGGTGAAATTACGGGCTATGACCTGACTCCTATGGCTGTAAAAGAAGATGCTTATGCCTCACAGACCAAGTTGACGATTACGGTTCGGGTTCGTTATGCCAACCGGGTGAATCCGGATGAGGATTTTGAGCAGAGCTTTTCGGCATACCGTGAATTCGATGCGACTCAGATGTTGCAACAGGTACAGGACCAGTTATCGGAAGAGATTATTGACGAGCTTGTCGATCAAATTTATAATGCAACGGTTGCCAACTGGTAA
- a CDS encoding sigma-54 interaction domain-containing protein: MIKVDVQQIKQRFGIIGNNAGLNRAIDVALQVAPTDLSVLITGESGVGKETFPQIIHQNSPRKHGQYIAVNCGAIPEGTIDSELFGHEKGSFTGALSDRKGYFEVADGGTIFLDEVGELPTPTQARLLRVLETGEFIRVGSSKVQKTNVRIVAATNVNLTQAVAEGKFREDLFYRLSTVPIQVPPLRERGEDIILLFRKFASDCAEKYRMPPIRLDEEARQLMLSYRWPGNVRELKNITERISVIEENRDITASVLRLYLPDLNIEKYPVLVKQDSDQKIFNSEREILYQVLFDMKKDVNELKKLVHDIMGGKMPIEMPEEPAAYPHPIHTVHPVPSIQEAEAVEEEESLSLEEVEKEMIRKALEKHNGRRKNAAADLKISERTLYRKIKEYNLE, encoded by the coding sequence ATGATAAAGGTTGACGTGCAGCAGATAAAACAGCGTTTTGGAATTATCGGTAATAATGCCGGGCTGAACCGGGCTATCGATGTTGCCCTACAGGTCGCTCCGACAGATTTGTCTGTGCTGATTACCGGTGAAAGTGGTGTCGGTAAAGAAACTTTTCCTCAGATTATACATCAGAACAGCCCGCGTAAACATGGGCAATACATAGCGGTGAACTGTGGTGCCATTCCTGAAGGTACGATTGACTCGGAATTGTTCGGACACGAAAAAGGTTCTTTTACAGGAGCGTTGTCTGACCGTAAAGGCTATTTCGAGGTTGCGGATGGCGGGACGATCTTCCTGGATGAAGTAGGAGAGCTGCCCACTCCTACGCAGGCACGTTTGTTGCGTGTTTTGGAGACGGGAGAGTTTATCCGTGTCGGTTCATCCAAAGTCCAAAAGACGAATGTCCGTATCGTCGCGGCGACAAACGTCAATCTGACGCAAGCTGTAGCGGAAGGAAAATTCCGTGAAGATTTGTTTTACCGTCTGAGCACGGTGCCTATCCAGGTTCCTCCTTTACGTGAGCGCGGTGAGGATATCATCTTGCTTTTCCGGAAATTTGCCAGCGATTGCGCGGAGAAGTACCGGATGCCGCCGATCCGTTTGGATGAGGAAGCCCGCCAGTTGATGCTTTCCTACCGTTGGCCGGGGAATGTCCGGGAACTGAAAAACATAACGGAGCGTATTTCTGTTATCGAGGAAAACCGGGATATCACCGCTTCAGTGCTTCGCTTGTATCTACCCGATCTGAATATCGAGAAATATCCGGTCCTAGTCAAACAGGATTCCGATCAGAAGATATTCAACAGCGAACGGGAGATTCTATATCAAGTGCTGTTTGACATGAAGAAAGATGTCAACGAACTTAAGAAGCTGGTACACGACATCATGGGAGGCAAGATGCCAATCGAGATGCCGGAAGAGCCGGCGGCTTATCCCCATCCGATCCATACCGTCCATCCGGTTCCTTCTATTCAGGAAGCCGAAGCAGTGGAAGAGGAGGAGAGCCTGTCGCTGGAAGAAGTCGAGAAAGAGATGATCCGAAAGGCCTTGGAGAAACATAACGGTCGCCGTAAGAATGCCGCTGCCGACCTGAAGATATCGGAACGGACACTTTACAGAAAAATAAAAGAATATAATCTGGAATAA
- a CDS encoding DUF721 domain-containing protein, which translates to MMHRNAQTLGDAIREFFEDNAELRGKILEIRVMRAWGEILGPMVAQYTRNIYVKDKVLYVSLTSSVLRSELVLCRERLVKSLNDYAGSEVIQDIVIR; encoded by the coding sequence ATGATGCACCGGAATGCACAGACGTTGGGCGATGCGATCCGGGAGTTTTTCGAGGATAATGCTGAGTTGAGGGGGAAGATACTGGAAATCCGTGTCATGCGGGCCTGGGGCGAGATACTGGGGCCGATGGTCGCTCAGTACACTCGTAATATATATGTAAAAGACAAAGTGCTGTATGTTTCCCTCACTTCTTCCGTCTTGAGAAGTGAATTGGTGTTGTGCCGGGAACGTCTGGTGAAGAGCTTGAACGATTATGCCGGTTCGGAAGTTATACAAGATATAGTTATCAGATAA
- a CDS encoding CDP-alcohol phosphatidyltransferase family protein has translation MSDLDKEYEASLKSIETENKIDRIFYRPIGFRIARMLRGTGITPNMVTVVSIFVGAAVGFFFYHDDLIYNVCGILLLVCANILDCVDGQLARLTGIKSAIGRILDGFAGDIWFTCIYVGFALRLSHDYGTDWFFALAVLSGLSHLVQANITDYYKTLHLYFISKDKGAEFQSLEQVRARHKEMKYGINKFFYFLYRGYTLLQVKATPSLQGMLRSLHARYGDDIPEDIRIRFRKQSKELMHMVDLLTFNGRTIVMFVVVLVGEVWVYFLYEIIVLNIVLLLAMRKHEQMCATFYK, from the coding sequence ATGAGCGACTTGGATAAAGAGTACGAGGCTTCGTTGAAGTCGATAGAAACAGAAAATAAGATTGACCGGATTTTTTATCGTCCTATCGGTTTTCGTATTGCCCGTATGTTAAGGGGTACAGGTATTACGCCTAATATGGTGACTGTTGTCTCTATTTTTGTAGGGGCGGCAGTCGGTTTCTTTTTTTATCATGATGATCTGATTTACAATGTTTGCGGTATCCTGTTGCTGGTATGTGCAAATATCCTAGACTGCGTGGACGGGCAGTTGGCCCGCCTGACGGGAATCAAATCGGCGATCGGTCGTATCTTGGATGGTTTTGCCGGGGATATCTGGTTTACGTGTATTTATGTCGGTTTCGCCCTTCGTCTGTCTCATGATTACGGAACGGACTGGTTCTTTGCCTTGGCGGTTCTTTCCGGTTTGTCACATTTGGTACAGGCGAATATCACGGACTATTACAAGACACTTCATTTGTATTTCATCAGCAAGGATAAAGGTGCGGAGTTCCAGTCGCTGGAACAGGTACGTGCCCGCCATAAGGAAATGAAATATGGTATCAATAAATTTTTCTATTTCCTCTATCGTGGCTATACGCTTTTGCAGGTGAAAGCTACTCCGTCCTTGCAGGGTATGCTTCGCAGCTTGCATGCACGGTATGGAGATGATATTCCGGAAGATATCCGTATCCGTTTCCGCAAACAAAGCAAGGAACTGATGCACATGGTAGACCTTTTGACTTTTAACGGACGTACGATCGTGATGTTCGTCGTGGTTCTGGTCGGTGAGGTTTGGGTTTATTTCTTGTATGAGATAATCGTATTGAACATCGTTTTGTTGCTCGCCATGAGAAAGCATGAACAGATGTGTGCAACATTCTATAAATAA
- a CDS encoding lysophospholipid acyltransferase family protein — protein MKESVVDIHDLQEAAPFFKSRFGSFLGKVLIKWLSIDKVNKAHAHNCHLRGAEFTTALLNDPLIDIKYDLHNAEVLDHLPEGAFATVSNHPIGSIDGIMLIDIFASRRPDFKVMVNGVLTKIGAMGDNFVSVKPDSNNQGANLKNINGVRISLQQLKEGHPMGFFPAGGISMYNKKTKKIQDLPWTHSVIRLIRKAKVPVYPVYFDFLNSRFFYWLGRIDWRIRTLRIPAEAFNKRGRTVDVYIGEPVSPEEIQNIADDKDLAEFLYQRTYAAKK, from the coding sequence ATGAAAGAGAGCGTTGTAGACATACATGATTTACAGGAAGCTGCCCCGTTCTTTAAAAGTCGTTTCGGCTCTTTTCTGGGGAAAGTGCTGATCAAATGGTTGAGTATCGATAAGGTAAACAAGGCTCATGCCCATAACTGCCATTTGCGGGGAGCGGAGTTCACAACAGCCTTGCTGAACGACCCGTTGATCGATATTAAATATGATCTACATAACGCCGAGGTGCTGGATCATCTGCCCGAAGGCGCTTTCGCTACAGTTTCGAACCATCCTATCGGATCGATAGACGGGATTATGTTGATCGATATATTCGCTTCACGCCGTCCGGATTTCAAAGTAATGGTAAACGGCGTATTGACCAAAATCGGGGCCATGGGAGATAATTTCGTGTCCGTCAAGCCAGACTCCAATAACCAGGGGGCTAATCTGAAGAATATAAACGGGGTCCGTATATCCCTGCAACAACTGAAAGAGGGGCATCCGATGGGTTTTTTCCCTGCCGGGGGGATCTCGATGTATAATAAGAAGACGAAGAAAATACAGGATTTGCCTTGGACGCACAGTGTGATTCGTCTGATCCGGAAAGCGAAAGTGCCTGTATATCCTGTTTATTTCGATTTCCTGAATTCCCGCTTTTTCTATTGGCTGGGCCGGATTGACTGGCGTATCCGTACGTTGCGCATACCAGCCGAGGCCTTTAACAAGCGCGGGCGTACGGTCGATGTTTATATCGGTGAGCCTGTTTCTCCAGAAGAAATCCAAAATATTGCCGACGACAAAGACCTGGCCGAGTTTTTATATCAACGTACGTACGCTGCTAAAAAATAA
- a CDS encoding S41 family peptidase has translation MDKNKRLAVWLPVIIALSIALGIFVGNHYLRLTQGKRHIYSSGNKINAILDIIDEQYVDTVDMKQLVEDAIPKVFSELDPHSVYIPAKDAQRANEDLEGSFSGIGVSFNMQTDTILVINVIPGGPSEKAGLKPFDRIITINDSLYAGNKSDQEVIMKTLRGAKNSTVKLGIKRKNEPELLYFDVTRGDVPVSSVDVSYEVSKGIGYIKVSKFGRTTYNEFITAIAKLKQAGCTSFVIDLRGNTGGYMDAAINMVNEFMPEGRLIVYTEGKAFPRNDVYTNGTGTCQDAPIVVLTDEFSASASEIFSGAIQDNDRGLIIGRRTFGKGLVQSPIQLSDGSEIRLTIARYYTPSGRCIQKKYELGKDSEYEQDIYQRFMHGEFDSADSIKLNNSEKYETVMGRPVYGGGGIMPDIFIPRDTSGVTSYFSNVVNSGMLNLYALEYSDRNYDKLASFKTYQDLHKYLQQQPLLSDFTNYAAAKGIKKRPHLINISGKLIEKQIQAYIVRNFFDEAGFYPIFQNDDITLKRAVKVLNEGKSFPTLENKNNTPNGIAQSQTNTSRGYGFLKEIIYEDYIAGSLC, from the coding sequence ATGGACAAGAACAAAAGGCTGGCTGTATGGTTGCCTGTGATTATAGCATTAAGTATTGCTCTCGGGATATTTGTAGGGAATCATTACCTCAGACTGACACAAGGAAAGAGGCATATTTATTCCAGTGGAAATAAAATCAATGCCATCCTCGACATTATCGACGAACAGTATGTCGATACAGTCGATATGAAACAATTAGTGGAAGATGCCATTCCTAAGGTCTTCAGCGAACTGGACCCGCATTCCGTGTATATACCGGCAAAGGACGCCCAACGGGCAAATGAAGACCTGGAAGGATCGTTCAGCGGCATCGGGGTTTCATTCAATATGCAGACCGATACCATTCTGGTTATCAACGTCATTCCGGGGGGACCTTCAGAGAAGGCCGGCTTGAAGCCCTTCGACCGTATCATCACGATCAACGACTCCCTGTATGCCGGCAACAAAAGTGACCAGGAAGTCATCATGAAGACTCTGCGTGGTGCGAAGAACAGTACGGTCAAGTTAGGCATAAAACGTAAAAACGAACCGGAACTGTTGTATTTCGACGTGACGCGCGGCGATGTCCCCGTCAGTTCGGTCGACGTGTCTTACGAGGTAAGCAAAGGAATCGGCTACATCAAAGTAAGCAAATTCGGCCGTACCACTTATAATGAATTTATCACGGCAATCGCCAAGCTGAAACAGGCAGGTTGTACCTCATTCGTGATCGACCTTCGCGGTAACACGGGCGGTTATATGGATGCCGCCATCAATATGGTAAACGAATTCATGCCGGAAGGCCGCCTGATCGTATACACGGAAGGAAAAGCATTCCCGCGCAACGATGTCTATACGAACGGCACAGGTACTTGCCAGGATGCTCCGATTGTAGTCTTGACAGACGAGTTCTCGGCTTCCGCCAGTGAAATCTTCTCCGGAGCTATCCAAGACAATGACCGCGGGCTGATTATCGGCCGCCGTACTTTCGGAAAAGGCTTGGTCCAGTCGCCGATCCAGTTAAGCGACGGTTCGGAAATCCGCCTGACGATCGCACGCTATTACACGCCGTCTGGACGTTGTATCCAGAAAAAGTACGAACTGGGTAAAGACAGCGAATACGAACAGGACATCTACCAGCGTTTCATGCACGGTGAATTTGATTCTGCCGACAGCATCAAGCTGAACAACAGCGAAAAATACGAAACCGTGATGGGACGCCCCGTTTACGGCGGCGGCGGTATCATGCCGGATATCTTCATCCCGCGTGACACAAGCGGTGTGACTTCCTATTTCTCCAACGTAGTCAATTCCGGTATGTTGAACCTATATGCACTCGAATACTCGGATCGCAATTACGACAAGTTGGCTTCTTTCAAGACCTATCAGGACTTACACAAATACCTGCAACAACAACCACTGCTTTCCGATTTCACCAATTATGCCGCAGCAAAAGGGATCAAGAAACGTCCGCACCTGATCAACATATCAGGCAAACTGATCGAGAAACAGATCCAGGCCTACATCGTCCGTAACTTCTTCGACGAAGCCGGCTTCTATCCAATATTCCAGAACGATGACATCACGCTGAAACGCGCCGTCAAAGTCCTGAACGAAGGCAAATCATTCCCGACACTGGAGAACAAAAACAATACGCCCAATGGAATTGCGCAAAGCCAAACAAACACTTCGAGAGGATATGGCTTCCTTAAAGAGATCATATACGAAGACTACATTGCTGGATCTCTCTGCTAA
- the secG gene encoding preprotein translocase subunit SecG — MYVFISILILIASILLILIVLIQNSKGGGLASGFSSSNQIMGVRKTTDFLEKATWTLAGTVVVLSIVITAFIPRAQHANQSEIKEQINNAVTIDPNTVAPDFGTAQQPATAPVSSSEEEAPAN, encoded by the coding sequence ATGTACGTATTTATTTCTATCTTAATCCTGATCGCATCTATACTATTGATCTTGATTGTATTGATTCAGAACTCGAAAGGTGGAGGTCTGGCTTCAGGATTCTCTTCTTCCAACCAAATTATGGGGGTACGCAAAACCACAGACTTTCTTGAAAAAGCAACCTGGACTCTTGCCGGCACTGTTGTTGTTTTAAGTATTGTGATTACTGCTTTTATTCCGAGAGCTCAGCACGCGAATCAGTCTGAAATCAAAGAACAGATAAATAATGCCGTAACAATCGATCCGAATACGGTTGCTCCTGACTTTGGCACTGCCCAGCAACCTGCGACAGCTCCCGTTTCTTCTTCTGAAGAAGAAGCTCCGGCTAACTAA
- the recF gene encoding DNA replication/repair protein RecF (All proteins in this family for which functions are known are DNA-binding proteins that assist the filamentation of RecA onto DNA for the initiation of recombination or recombinational repair.), with translation MILKKLSILNYKNILQAEVSFSPEINCFFGNNGMGKTNLLDAVHYLSFCKSHINTPDSQLINNGQDMCVLQGNYDYEGREEEIFCAIRRRQRKQFKRNKKEYDKLSEHIGLLPLVMVSPADSELIQGGSEERRRFLDVIISQQDKPYLHALIQYNKALLQRNSLLKDQCIDASLYEVLEMQLDMYGRMVYEKRQMLVNDFIPIFNEYYQTICRSTEQVGLRYISQLEKGSLADMLAANRERDRILGYTSTGIHKDELEMTLNGHLIRRVGSQGQNKTYLIALKLAQYVFLSCRGQARPILLLDDIFDKLDADRVEQIVKLVSGDQFGQIFITDTNRKYLDAILQSINHGYALFRVEQGEVQPMEEAE, from the coding sequence ATGATACTTAAAAAGCTTTCTATACTCAATTATAAAAACATTCTCCAGGCAGAAGTTTCTTTCTCTCCCGAAATAAATTGTTTTTTCGGGAATAACGGAATGGGAAAGACCAATCTGTTGGATGCCGTTCATTATCTCTCTTTTTGCAAAAGCCATATCAATACGCCCGATTCCCAGCTGATCAACAATGGTCAGGATATGTGCGTGTTGCAAGGTAACTATGACTATGAGGGGCGTGAAGAGGAGATCTTTTGTGCTATCCGTCGCCGGCAACGGAAACAGTTCAAGCGGAATAAAAAAGAGTACGACAAACTGTCGGAGCATATCGGTCTGTTGCCATTAGTGATGGTTTCGCCAGCCGATTCGGAACTGATACAAGGCGGGAGCGAAGAACGTCGCCGCTTTCTCGATGTGATTATTTCGCAGCAGGACAAGCCTTATCTGCATGCGTTGATACAATATAATAAAGCCTTGCTTCAGCGGAATTCGCTGTTGAAGGACCAGTGTATCGACGCTTCCCTTTATGAAGTGCTGGAAATGCAGCTGGACATGTACGGCCGGATGGTGTACGAGAAGCGGCAGATGTTGGTGAATGATTTTATCCCGATCTTCAACGAATATTACCAGACGATCTGCCGTTCGACCGAACAGGTCGGTTTGCGGTATATCTCCCAGTTGGAGAAGGGGAGCCTGGCGGATATGCTGGCTGCCAATCGGGAACGTGACCGCATACTCGGTTATACCTCGACCGGCATTCACAAGGATGAACTGGAGATGACGTTGAACGGCCACCTGATCCGCCGTGTCGGTTCGCAAGGGCAGAACAAGACGTATCTGATTGCCCTCAAGCTGGCTCAGTATGTGTTTCTTTCCTGCAGGGGGCAAGCGCGTCCGATCCTTCTGTTGGACGATATTTTCGACAAGCTGGATGCCGACCGGGTGGAGCAGATCGTCAAGCTGGTGAGCGGCGACCAGTTTGGGCAGATTTTCATTACTGATACGAACCGGAAATATTTGGACGCCATCCTGCAATCGATCAATCACGGCTACGCTCTGTTCAGGGTCGAACAGGGTGAAGTGCAACCGATGGAGGAAGCGGAATGA
- a CDS encoding YkvA family protein, with protein sequence MDAKKIEEVPFEEVYEVEKYGTYYSENKFWQKVQRVAKKVGATVIRPVFQLYYLLHDKDVPLQHKAYIIGALGYFILPFDLIPEGLLPVIGFTDDVAVMGLVLKIVKDSITPEIRAKADAKVMELLQTDKI encoded by the coding sequence ATGGATGCAAAAAAGATAGAAGAAGTTCCGTTTGAAGAGGTTTATGAAGTGGAAAAGTATGGCACATACTATTCTGAAAATAAATTCTGGCAAAAAGTACAACGGGTTGCAAAGAAAGTCGGTGCGACGGTGATACGTCCTGTCTTCCAGCTTTATTATCTGCTGCACGATAAAGATGTTCCGTTACAACATAAGGCTTATATCATAGGTGCTTTAGGCTATTTTATTCTGCCGTTCGACCTGATACCGGAAGGTCTTCTTCCGGTGATCGGCTTTACTGACGATGTAGCTGTGATGGGACTTGTCCTGAAAATCGTGAAGGATAGCATCACACCTGAGATAAGAGCCAAGGCGGATGCTAAGGTCATGGAGCTGTTGCAAACGGATAAGATCTGA